The Nitriliruptor alkaliphilus DSM 45188 genome includes a region encoding these proteins:
- a CDS encoding methylenetetrahydrofolate reductase, with protein sequence MRQAAASLGYEVIPLKNTEKLVVDEVPVTVPLTVTASPKQGQDATIDLAVALAGHGYTVAPHISAQQVRDQGHLAEVVARCREAQITAVFVVGGDRTKTLTEFADALALLRALHDLNHGFTNIGIAGHPEGHPSVPDHVLFQALKDKARLANHITTQIVFDPDLILAWSRELQRRGINLPVQVGVPGAVHRQKLLRVSAGLGIGQSAKFLSKQQSLLWRFFTRGGFNPDKIMRGLAPHIGKPDNTIAGFHVFTFNDLASTEVWRKRLLQNPG encoded by the coding sequence ATGCGACAGGCCGCAGCCAGCCTCGGCTACGAGGTGATCCCCCTCAAGAACACCGAGAAGCTCGTCGTCGACGAGGTGCCGGTGACCGTGCCGTTGACGGTGACGGCCTCCCCGAAGCAGGGGCAGGACGCCACCATCGATCTCGCGGTCGCGCTGGCCGGTCACGGGTACACCGTCGCGCCACACATCTCCGCGCAACAGGTTCGGGACCAGGGCCACCTTGCGGAGGTGGTTGCCCGCTGCCGGGAGGCGCAGATCACCGCTGTCTTCGTCGTTGGTGGCGACCGTACGAAGACCCTCACCGAGTTCGCTGATGCGCTGGCGCTGCTGCGCGCTCTCCACGACCTCAACCACGGGTTCACGAACATCGGCATCGCCGGCCACCCCGAGGGGCACCCTTCCGTGCCCGACCACGTGCTCTTCCAGGCGCTGAAGGACAAGGCACGGTTGGCCAACCACATCACGACGCAGATCGTGTTCGACCCTGACCTGATCCTCGCCTGGAGTCGAGAACTCCAGAGGCGTGGGATCAACCTGCCCGTGCAGGTGGGTGTGCCCGGGGCGGTCCACCGCCAGAAGCTCCTGCGGGTCTCGGCCGGGCTCGGTATCGGCCAGTCGGCCAAGTTCTTGTCCAAGCAGCAGAGCCTGCTCTGGCGCTTCTTCACTCGGGGCGGCTTCAACCCGGACAAGATCATGAGGGGGTTGGCGCCGCACATCGGCAAGCCTGACAACACCATCGCCGGGTTCCACGTCTTCACCTTCAACGACCTTGCATCGACCGAGGTGTGGCGCAAGCGGCTCCTGCAGAACCCCGGCTGA
- a CDS encoding response regulator, producing MIRVLLVEDQPLIRGGFRALLDAEDDIEVVGEAPDGRTGVELATQYRPDVVLIDVQMPVMDGIEATRRIAADPDLADVHVVVLTNYGIDEYVFEALKAGAGGFLVKDIEPADLIAAVHTAARGDALLSPAITRKLIDEYIARPIEVGPTPGTEVLTAREREVVALVGRGLSNRQIADHLVVSPATAKTHVSRAMTKLRARDRAQLVVIAYETGLVSPQRGA from the coding sequence GTGATCCGGGTCCTGCTGGTCGAGGACCAACCGCTGATCCGTGGCGGCTTCCGCGCGCTGCTCGACGCCGAGGACGACATCGAGGTCGTCGGCGAAGCGCCCGACGGCCGCACAGGTGTCGAGCTGGCGACCCAGTACCGGCCCGACGTGGTGCTGATCGACGTGCAGATGCCGGTGATGGACGGCATCGAAGCGACCCGCCGGATCGCGGCCGACCCCGACCTGGCCGACGTGCACGTGGTCGTGCTGACCAACTACGGCATCGACGAGTACGTCTTCGAGGCGCTCAAGGCCGGAGCCGGCGGTTTCCTGGTCAAGGACATCGAGCCGGCCGACCTGATCGCTGCGGTCCACACCGCTGCCCGCGGCGACGCGCTCCTGTCCCCGGCCATCACCCGCAAGCTCATCGACGAGTACATCGCACGACCGATCGAGGTCGGACCCACGCCGGGCACCGAGGTCCTCACCGCCCGCGAACGCGAGGTCGTCGCGCTGGTCGGCAGGGGCCTCAGCAACCGACAGATCGCCGACCACCTCGTCGTCAGCCCCGCCACCGCAAAGACGCACGTCAGCCGCGCGATGACCAAGCTCCGCGCCCGCGACCGGGCACAGCTGGTGGTCATCGCCTACGAGACCGGCCTCGTCTCACCGCAGCGTGGTGCCTGA
- the purU gene encoding formyltetrahydrofolate deformylase, giving the protein MTASATTATVFPRATPASHHRADRGRLLIQCPDRQGIVSAASTFLTKTGANIVTLDQHATEEEGGEFFQRTEFILPGLAAARDELAAAFATEVGDEFGMTFRLTEASTPKRVAIMASKTDHCLLDLLWRNRRGELNMNVVMVISNHAALADQVRPFGVPYIHVPATRDNREEAEARILDLLQGNVDLVVLARYMQILTPAFLDGTGCPLINIHHSFLPAFIGAAPYQKAKDRGVKLVGATAHYVTPDLDEGPIIEQDVVRVHHQHTTEDLVRLGADVERSVLSRAVRWHLEDRVARHGNTTIVF; this is encoded by the coding sequence ATGACCGCGTCGGCGACCACCGCCACCGTCTTCCCGCGCGCCACCCCCGCGTCGCATCACCGTGCGGATCGGGGCCGGTTGCTGATCCAGTGCCCCGATCGGCAGGGCATCGTCTCGGCGGCCAGCACCTTCCTGACCAAGACCGGTGCGAACATCGTCACCCTCGACCAACACGCGACCGAGGAAGAGGGCGGCGAGTTCTTCCAGCGCACCGAGTTCATCCTGCCCGGTCTGGCCGCCGCCCGCGACGAGCTGGCAGCGGCTTTCGCCACGGAGGTCGGCGACGAGTTCGGCATGACCTTCCGCCTGACCGAGGCGAGCACGCCCAAACGGGTCGCGATCATGGCTTCGAAGACCGACCACTGTCTCCTGGACCTGCTGTGGCGCAACCGCCGTGGCGAGCTGAACATGAACGTGGTGATGGTGATCTCCAACCACGCCGCCCTCGCCGACCAGGTCCGCCCGTTCGGCGTGCCCTACATCCACGTCCCGGCCACACGCGACAACCGCGAGGAGGCTGAGGCCCGGATCCTGGACCTGCTCCAGGGCAACGTCGATCTGGTCGTCCTCGCCCGGTACATGCAGATCCTCACCCCCGCGTTCCTCGATGGCACGGGTTGCCCGCTCATCAACATCCACCACTCGTTCCTGCCCGCCTTCATCGGCGCCGCCCCGTACCAGAAGGCCAAGGACCGCGGCGTGAAGCTCGTGGGAGCCACCGCCCACTACGTCACCCCCGACCTCGACGAGGGCCCGATCATCGAGCAGGACGTCGTCCGCGTTCACCACCAGCACACCACCGAGGACCTGGTCCGCCTGGGTGCGGACGTCGAGCGGTCCGTGCTGTCTCGGGCTGTGCGCTGGCACCTCGAAGACCGCGTCGCCCGGCACGGCAACACGACCATCGTCTTCTGA
- a CDS encoding helix-turn-helix domain-containing protein — MDQEALLVTAEARRLATSGDGARIRQAARLSVAEVAAAVGVDRVTVARWETGERRPTGEPALRYAALIGALARQAEVQA, encoded by the coding sequence ATGGACCAGGAAGCGCTGCTAGTGACGGCGGAGGCTCGACGGCTCGCGACGTCCGGTGACGGGGCACGGATCCGGCAGGCTGCACGGCTGTCGGTGGCCGAGGTCGCGGCTGCGGTCGGGGTCGACCGGGTGACGGTCGCACGGTGGGAGACGGGGGAGCGTCGCCCGACCGGCGAACCTGCCCTGCGGTACGCGGCCCTCATCGGAGCGTTGGCTCGGCAGGCGGAGGTGCAGGCGTGA
- a CDS encoding YHS domain-containing protein, which yields MMLFELFTPDRTLETGEADRLARRLVDLVGGHTTTVRAIVHQPAGWAAGRSDAGDGRQWLVRISMPDSWRRAMPDDSLIADVTTALGELEDDPDRVLREPAVWVQFVDVPEGGFGTFGTALGIDRLADLATGKLEVTADGDIQAPAAAADIVRDPICGMSVDLSRTKLTLEINGTTYGFCARGCRDTFAADRTAEASS from the coding sequence ATGATGCTCTTCGAACTGTTCACCCCCGACCGCACCCTGGAGACCGGCGAGGCCGATCGCCTCGCCCGACGGCTCGTCGACCTCGTCGGAGGCCACACCACGACCGTCCGTGCCATCGTCCACCAGCCGGCCGGGTGGGCCGCCGGTCGCAGCGATGCCGGCGATGGCCGCCAGTGGCTGGTCCGGATCAGCATGCCCGACAGCTGGCGCCGCGCCATGCCCGACGACTCCCTGATCGCCGACGTGACCACAGCGCTCGGCGAGCTGGAGGACGACCCCGACCGGGTGCTGCGCGAACCGGCCGTGTGGGTCCAGTTCGTCGACGTCCCCGAAGGCGGGTTCGGGACCTTCGGAACCGCACTCGGCATCGACCGTCTCGCCGACCTGGCCACCGGCAAGCTCGAGGTCACGGCCGACGGCGACATCCAGGCGCCGGCGGCAGCAGCCGACATCGTCCGCGACCCGATCTGCGGGATGAGCGTGGACCTGTCACGCACCAAGCTGACCCTGGAGATCAACGGTACGACCTACGGGTTCTGCGCCCGGGGCTGCCGCGACACCTTCGCCGCCGACCGGACAGCGGAGGCGTCGTCGTGA
- a CDS encoding Rid family hydrolase, producing the protein MQLVPHSPSDGVYPATDDYAHAMEVRGAQRLLFVAGTMGLDSSGTPGETLDEQLDLIWSNIRVILASADMTTDNIVRLTSYLRDSSYAEANAAARVAALDGRVVPTTAVVAETLVSDWLVEIEVIAAG; encoded by the coding sequence ATGCAGCTCGTGCCACACAGCCCCAGCGACGGTGTCTATCCGGCGACTGACGACTATGCGCATGCGATGGAGGTCCGTGGCGCCCAACGGCTGCTGTTCGTCGCCGGAACCATGGGGCTGGACTCCTCGGGTACTCCCGGGGAAACCCTGGACGAGCAGCTCGACCTGATCTGGTCGAACATTCGCGTCATCCTCGCATCCGCCGACATGACGACGGACAACATCGTGCGGTTGACCAGCTACCTCCGAGACAGCTCTTACGCAGAGGCGAACGCGGCTGCCCGCGTGGCCGCACTCGATGGCCGGGTGGTGCCGACAACCGCGGTCGTCGCCGAGACGCTCGTGAGCGACTGGCTGGTCGAGATCGAGGTCATCGCTGCGGGCTGA
- a CDS encoding amidohydrolase family protein, with protein MSSLAIRNAGTLLTGRLEAPVAEGDAVLVADGTIVAIGDSADLAARLDAAEVQIDAQGCSVAPGLIDSHCHVVLGDYTPRQKTVDFLASYVHGGITSVVSPGEIHAPGRPHSAVGVTALAIAAKTCFDGFRPGGMRVHAGSVVLEPTLRPEHFAQLQDAGVHLAKFGFGRYERPSDGVDQVRWAQEHGITVMCHSGGASVPGSQPITPDDLLTLGPDVCGHINGGPTSLAEAGVDKIIHDSTMALQLVQAGNLRSSLRILEVAADADALRRVVIGSDTPTGTGVMPLGVIKTIAELSSMSDLAPAVLWAMATGNVADVWDLPAGYLEEGRAADLIVMDAPWGSLAPDALGALARGDIPGISAVVTAGEVRALRSRNTPAAARMATVAPAMDHLEGAH; from the coding sequence ATGAGCTCGCTCGCGATCCGCAACGCGGGCACGTTGCTCACGGGCCGTCTCGAGGCACCGGTGGCGGAGGGCGACGCCGTCCTCGTCGCGGACGGCACCATCGTCGCCATCGGGGACAGCGCCGATCTCGCGGCACGTCTCGATGCGGCTGAGGTGCAGATCGACGCCCAGGGCTGCTCGGTCGCGCCCGGTTTGATCGACTCCCACTGCCACGTCGTGCTCGGTGACTACACACCACGACAGAAGACCGTCGACTTCCTCGCCAGCTACGTGCATGGCGGCATCACGTCGGTCGTGTCGCCGGGCGAGATCCACGCGCCGGGCCGCCCGCACAGCGCCGTGGGCGTGACCGCCCTCGCGATCGCGGCCAAGACGTGCTTCGACGGGTTCCGTCCCGGTGGCATGCGGGTGCACGCGGGCAGCGTGGTACTGGAGCCGACCCTCCGGCCGGAACACTTCGCGCAACTGCAGGACGCCGGCGTGCACCTGGCCAAGTTCGGCTTCGGTCGCTACGAGCGACCGTCCGATGGGGTCGACCAGGTCCGGTGGGCGCAGGAGCACGGGATCACGGTCATGTGTCACTCCGGTGGCGCGAGCGTCCCCGGATCCCAGCCCATCACGCCCGACGACCTGCTGACGCTCGGTCCCGACGTCTGCGGACACATCAACGGAGGCCCGACGTCGCTCGCCGAGGCCGGCGTCGACAAGATCATCCACGACTCGACCATGGCCCTGCAGCTGGTCCAGGCCGGCAACCTGCGGTCCTCGCTCCGCATCCTCGAGGTCGCGGCTGACGCCGATGCCCTCCGACGAGTCGTGATCGGCAGCGACACCCCCACCGGCACGGGCGTCATGCCGCTCGGGGTGATCAAGACCATCGCCGAGTTGTCCTCGATGTCGGACCTCGCCCCCGCGGTCCTCTGGGCCATGGCGACGGGCAACGTCGCCGATGTCTGGGACCTGCCAGCGGGCTACCTCGAGGAGGGGCGAGCCGCCGACCTGATCGTGATGGACGCGCCCTGGGGCTCGCTCGCCCCCGACGCGCTCGGCGCGCTCGCCCGCGGCGACATCCCCGGGATCTCGGCGGTCGTGACCGCTGGTGAGGTCCGTGCGCTGCGTAGCCGCAACACGCCCGCTGCGGCCCGGATGGCGACCGTCGCGCCCGCCATGGATCACCTCGAGGGTGCTCACTGA
- a CDS encoding aminomethyltransferase family protein — protein sequence MRQDSEESLQQLIDRTPDLVDYFYNDAVAPHFSRAGVAKTGAFIPPAFTNWRDEQRSWHETAALLHQSHHMPELFVEGPDAARLIERVGINSMANWTLDRAKQFVACTPRGHVIGDCVAYRLGEQRFELISGMPIIDWVHYNAVTGDYDVTVTKDEPSNINPTGGRINFRLQLDGPHAEKIFDKVVEGGAPEIKFFHTARVKIRGVEVLVLRHGMAGHRGVEISGPYAEEKTVRDALLEEGAEFGITPVGTQAYFSTQFSDGWMPYPVAGIFTGEEMRGFREWLSATGWEANTEIGGSFRSSDIEDYYVTPYDLGYGSIMKFDHDFIGREALEALPIEKRRTKVALVWNEEDVARVFASQFGPGPRYKAIELPIVFYSWNQFDEVRNDAGDLVGVSCHAGYLNSEGALISHALMNHGHAEIGSEVLVTWGEPNGGSRKPHVERHEQTQIRATIEAVPFSSSVRQMMREAVHAR from the coding sequence ATGCGCCAGGACTCCGAAGAGTCGCTTCAGCAGCTGATCGACAGGACGCCAGACCTCGTCGACTACTTCTACAACGACGCGGTCGCCCCGCACTTCTCCCGCGCTGGGGTTGCGAAGACCGGGGCCTTCATCCCTCCCGCCTTCACCAACTGGCGTGACGAGCAGCGCTCGTGGCATGAGACGGCCGCACTCCTGCACCAGTCTCACCACATGCCGGAACTGTTCGTCGAGGGGCCCGACGCGGCCCGACTCATCGAGCGGGTGGGCATCAACAGCATGGCGAACTGGACCCTCGATCGCGCCAAGCAGTTCGTGGCGTGTACCCCCCGCGGGCACGTGATCGGCGATTGCGTCGCCTACCGCCTCGGTGAGCAGCGCTTCGAGCTCATCAGTGGCATGCCGATCATCGACTGGGTGCACTACAACGCCGTGACCGGGGATTACGACGTCACCGTGACCAAGGACGAGCCGTCCAACATCAACCCCACGGGCGGGCGGATCAACTTCCGCCTGCAGCTGGACGGCCCCCACGCGGAGAAGATCTTCGACAAGGTCGTGGAGGGCGGCGCTCCGGAGATCAAGTTCTTCCACACCGCACGGGTGAAGATCCGCGGTGTCGAGGTGCTCGTGCTTCGGCACGGCATGGCTGGGCACCGTGGTGTCGAGATCTCCGGCCCGTACGCCGAGGAGAAGACCGTCCGCGACGCGCTCCTCGAGGAGGGGGCGGAGTTCGGCATCACTCCGGTGGGGACCCAGGCCTACTTCAGCACCCAGTTCTCGGACGGATGGATGCCCTACCCGGTGGCCGGCATCTTCACCGGTGAGGAGATGCGCGGATTCCGCGAATGGCTCTCCGCCACGGGCTGGGAGGCCAACACCGAGATCGGCGGCAGCTTCCGTTCCTCCGACATCGAGGACTACTACGTCACGCCCTACGACCTGGGCTACGGATCGATCATGAAGTTCGATCACGACTTCATCGGCCGGGAGGCGCTCGAGGCACTCCCGATCGAGAAGCGCCGCACCAAGGTCGCGCTGGTCTGGAACGAGGAGGACGTGGCCCGCGTCTTCGCCTCCCAGTTCGGTCCGGGTCCGCGGTACAAGGCCATCGAGCTACCCATCGTCTTCTACTCCTGGAACCAGTTCGACGAGGTCCGCAACGACGCGGGCGACCTGGTCGGCGTGTCCTGCCACGCTGGGTACCTGAACAGCGAGGGAGCACTGATCTCGCACGCCTTGATGAACCACGGCCACGCAGAGATCGGCTCGGAGGTTCTCGTGACGTGGGGAGAGCCCAACGGGGGGTCACGCAAGCCCCACGTGGAGCGCCACGAGCAGACGCAGATCCGGGCGACCATCGAAGCTGTGCCCTTCTCCTCTTCGGTTCGGCAGATGATGCGCGAAGCCGTGCACGCGCGCTGA
- a CDS encoding sensor histidine kinase, with amino-acid sequence MDSRRRALEPRDLVLPAGLGVFALLVMFTAEVELRSPDAVSATLVIVSCAALALRRIVPLGVLLITCVIVVVYPTVGYPGAATALPVFVALHTAVEAGRRLPAWITAAATIVVGTIASTLWRDGPETALENLEQHLLIAGWVVASGVLGEVARQRRVYVAEVEARAAEAERTREQIAQRRVAQERLSIARELHDSLTHSISVIKVQSGVAVHLARKRGEEVPPALLAVQEASTDAIRELRGTLDVLRPGTVADEGMLAVGIERLPELVEVTRRSGLQVSFTITGRTDGLAPHLDRAVYRIVQESLTNVTRHAAASQVDVHVVLDDDVLTVRVADDGTASDQRATPPGLGITGMQERARALGGRLVAGPRPAGGFLVAAELPTTVTVP; translated from the coding sequence ATGGACAGCCGCAGACGTGCCCTCGAACCGCGTGATCTGGTCCTCCCGGCGGGCCTGGGCGTCTTCGCGCTCCTGGTGATGTTCACCGCCGAGGTGGAGCTCAGGTCGCCCGACGCGGTGAGCGCGACGCTGGTGATCGTCAGCTGCGCCGCGCTCGCGCTCCGTCGGATCGTGCCGCTGGGCGTGCTGCTGATCACGTGCGTGATCGTGGTCGTCTACCCGACGGTCGGGTACCCGGGCGCGGCGACGGCGTTACCGGTCTTCGTCGCCCTCCACACCGCGGTCGAGGCAGGGCGCCGGCTGCCCGCATGGATCACCGCAGCGGCCACCATCGTGGTCGGCACCATCGCCTCGACCCTGTGGCGGGACGGGCCCGAGACGGCGCTCGAGAACCTCGAGCAGCACCTGCTCATCGCCGGCTGGGTCGTGGCGTCCGGGGTCCTCGGGGAGGTCGCCCGCCAGCGCCGGGTGTACGTGGCCGAAGTCGAGGCACGTGCCGCCGAGGCCGAACGCACCCGTGAACAGATCGCCCAGCGCCGGGTGGCACAGGAGCGGCTCAGCATCGCTCGCGAGCTGCACGACTCGCTGACACACAGCATCTCGGTCATCAAGGTGCAATCTGGCGTCGCGGTCCACCTCGCGCGCAAACGTGGGGAGGAGGTCCCGCCAGCCCTGCTCGCGGTCCAGGAGGCCAGCACCGACGCGATACGTGAGCTGCGTGGGACCCTCGACGTGCTGCGGCCCGGCACGGTCGCCGACGAGGGGATGCTGGCGGTCGGCATCGAACGCCTCCCTGAGCTCGTCGAGGTGACCAGGAGGTCGGGACTCCAGGTGTCGTTCACCATCACCGGGCGGACCGACGGCCTGGCGCCCCACCTCGACCGCGCGGTCTACCGGATCGTGCAGGAGTCCCTGACCAACGTCACCAGACACGCGGCGGCATCCCAGGTTGACGTGCACGTCGTCCTCGACGACGACGTGCTCACCGTGCGGGTCGCCGACGACGGCACCGCGAGCGACCAACGAGCCACGCCGCCGGGGCTGGGCATCACCGGGATGCAGGAACGAGCGCGCGCCCTCGGAGGCCGGCTGGTGGCTGGGCCACGTCCCGCGGGCGGCTTCCTGGTCGCCGCGGAACTGCCGACCACCGTGACGGTCCCGTGA
- a CDS encoding tyrosine-type recombinase/integrase, whose product MSVSEGKRGRYAGVSSYTLADGSKRWRVRYELERDGAGNRQRKTQRGFTSEAEARRFLRETQDAIERRTYVSPDKVTVADYLVDEWLPSIRPRGGATARRHRGSVGLSTWETYGHLVRAHLVPSLGAIPLQALTPAHVDRLYDVLERDKGLSPKSVVNVHGVLHKALSAAVKAGRTSRNVASAVDAPQAGRSQSAWWSPAELRRFVRHVEGDRLYAMWLLFVTTGMRRGEVAGLTWEDVDLDEGRLRVTWTLGIVDSQPTWKRHPKSKAGERTMALDPATVDALRAWKVRQAAERLAMGPGWRDGEPDHLGTSRTGVVFTRTDGWVNHPERVSTWFHAHRKAAELPRIRLHDVRHSYASAALASAAGWHEVKVISERLGHANVAITLDTYSHVLPAADEVTAHTLARLILEG is encoded by the coding sequence ATGAGCGTCAGCGAGGGCAAGCGTGGACGGTACGCGGGCGTGTCGAGCTACACGCTGGCGGACGGATCGAAGCGGTGGCGGGTCCGCTACGAACTGGAGCGCGACGGTGCGGGCAACCGGCAGCGCAAGACGCAGCGGGGGTTCACCTCGGAGGCGGAGGCGCGCCGGTTCCTGCGGGAGACGCAGGACGCGATCGAGCGGCGCACGTACGTCTCGCCGGACAAGGTCACCGTGGCGGACTACCTGGTCGACGAGTGGCTGCCGTCGATCCGGCCGCGAGGTGGTGCGACCGCCCGGAGGCATCGCGGGTCGGTCGGACTGTCGACGTGGGAGACGTACGGCCACCTCGTCCGTGCCCACCTGGTCCCCTCGCTCGGCGCGATCCCGCTCCAGGCGCTCACGCCCGCGCACGTGGACCGGCTGTACGACGTGCTGGAGCGGGACAAGGGGCTGTCCCCCAAGTCGGTCGTCAACGTCCACGGGGTGCTGCACAAGGCGCTGTCCGCGGCGGTGAAGGCGGGGCGGACGTCCCGCAACGTCGCGTCCGCGGTCGACGCGCCGCAGGCGGGACGGTCCCAGAGCGCGTGGTGGTCCCCTGCCGAGCTGCGCCGGTTCGTCCGCCACGTCGAGGGTGACCGCCTCTACGCCATGTGGCTCCTGTTCGTCACGACCGGGATGCGGCGCGGTGAGGTCGCCGGGTTGACGTGGGAGGACGTCGACCTCGACGAGGGACGGCTCCGCGTGACCTGGACGCTCGGGATCGTGGACAGCCAACCGACGTGGAAGCGGCACCCGAAGTCGAAGGCGGGTGAGCGCACCATGGCGCTCGACCCCGCGACCGTGGACGCGCTGCGGGCGTGGAAGGTCCGGCAGGCAGCGGAGCGGCTCGCGATGGGGCCGGGGTGGCGTGACGGGGAACCGGACCACCTCGGCACCTCACGTACCGGCGTGGTGTTCACCCGGACCGACGGGTGGGTCAACCACCCGGAGCGGGTGTCGACCTGGTTCCACGCGCACCGCAAGGCGGCCGAGCTGCCGCGGATCCGGCTCCACGACGTCCGGCACTCGTACGCCTCGGCGGCGCTCGCGTCCGCGGCCGGCTGGCACGAGGTGAAGGTGATCAGCGAGCGGCTCGGGCACGCGAACGTCGCTATCACGCTGGACACGTACAGCCACGTCCTGCCCGCTGCCGACGAGGTGACCGCCCACACGCTCGCACGCTTGATCCTGGAGGGTTGA
- a CDS encoding amino acid synthesis family protein, with protein sequence MAELEIRKIRVEVEEIRHHLGHTDDGGPLIRAAACAVIRNPFAGQGHVEDLSSIIDGSAAIGTELGSRCAQALDGQVDSYGKAGIAGTAGEQEHVHAALTSVFGNAFRDAIGGGVAWISSTKKVGAPGATIDVPLAFKDEVWVRSHYDTITVQVPDAPLADELVIIAAVANRGRINARVGGMTREAAVAAQDAS encoded by the coding sequence ATGGCAGAACTCGAGATCCGCAAGATCCGCGTCGAGGTGGAGGAGATCCGCCACCACCTCGGGCACACCGACGACGGCGGCCCCCTCATCCGCGCCGCGGCCTGCGCCGTGATCCGCAACCCGTTCGCGGGGCAGGGCCACGTCGAGGACCTGAGCAGCATCATCGACGGCTCCGCCGCCATCGGCACCGAGCTCGGGTCACGCTGCGCACAGGCCCTCGACGGCCAGGTCGACAGCTACGGCAAGGCCGGCATCGCCGGGACAGCCGGTGAGCAGGAGCACGTGCACGCCGCCCTGACGTCGGTGTTCGGGAACGCGTTCCGCGACGCCATCGGCGGCGGGGTTGCGTGGATCTCGTCGACCAAGAAGGTCGGTGCCCCGGGAGCGACCATCGACGTGCCGCTGGCCTTCAAGGACGAGGTGTGGGTCCGCAGCCACTACGACACCATCACGGTGCAGGTCCCCGACGCGCCGCTCGCTGACGAGCTGGTCATCATCGCGGCCGTCGCCAACCGCGGCCGCATCAACGCGCGCGTCGGGGGTATGACCCGCGAGGCGGCGGTGGCTGCACAGGACGCCTCATGA
- a CDS encoding peroxiredoxin-like family protein, whose amino-acid sequence MTGAAATTSRVRPGTHVTPRQLTTALHDHVQIPDGDRFVHLQFRRFAGCPVCNLHLRTFAHRYDELLAAGVVEIGVFHSPATELAAHATDLPIPLIPDPDKHLYREFDVESSPRGMLDPRAWPMIIRALLRSTIDVLRGRAKAPRLFPDGGRYGLPADILLAPDGRVVAAKYGDHIDDHWSVDDVITLARP is encoded by the coding sequence GTGACCGGAGCGGCTGCCACCACCTCCCGCGTCCGACCCGGTACACACGTCACCCCACGCCAGCTCACCACCGCCCTCCACGACCACGTCCAGATCCCCGACGGCGACCGGTTCGTGCACCTGCAGTTCCGCCGGTTCGCAGGATGCCCGGTGTGCAACCTCCACCTGCGCACCTTCGCCCACCGCTACGACGAACTGCTCGCCGCCGGCGTCGTCGAGATCGGGGTCTTCCACTCCCCCGCCACCGAACTGGCGGCCCACGCCACGGACCTGCCCATCCCGCTCATCCCAGATCCCGACAAGCACCTCTACCGCGAGTTCGACGTCGAGTCCTCACCCCGCGGCATGCTCGACCCGCGCGCCTGGCCGATGATCATCCGCGCGCTCCTCCGCAGCACCATCGACGTCCTGCGCGGCCGGGCCAAGGCACCACGCCTGTTCCCCGACGGCGGCCGCTACGGGCTACCGGCCGACATCCTCCTCGCCCCCGACGGCCGAGTCGTGGCCGCCAAGTACGGCGACCACATCGACGACCACTGGTCCGTCGACGACGTCATCACCCTCGCACGGCCGTAG
- a CDS encoding helix-turn-helix domain-containing protein: MTSVLKLDELPDVLRTVEVASVLRADEDTVRELLRSGELRGVRVGRNWRIPRAALLAFLGLDGEGADRPTLRAVGD, translated from the coding sequence GTGACGTCGGTGCTGAAGCTGGACGAGCTGCCGGACGTGCTCCGCACGGTCGAGGTCGCGTCGGTGTTGCGGGCGGACGAGGACACGGTGCGTGAGCTGCTGCGGTCCGGGGAGCTGCGCGGTGTCCGGGTGGGACGGAACTGGCGGATCCCGCGGGCGGCGCTGCTGGCGTTCCTCGGCCTCGACGGTGAGGGAGCGGACCGGCCGACGTTGCGGGCCGTGGGGGACTGA